The following proteins come from a genomic window of Euwallacea fornicatus isolate EFF26 chromosome 9, ASM4011564v1, whole genome shotgun sequence:
- the mats gene encoding MOB kinase activator-like 1 isoform X1 encodes MSDEDDDDLSSGSRSSKTFKPKKNIPEGTHQYELMKHAAATLGSGNLRLAVMLPEGEDLNEWVAVNTVDFFNQINMLYGTITEFCTEDSCPIMSAGPKYEYHWADGHTVKKPIKCSAPKYIDYLMTWVQDQLDDEALFPSKIGVPFPKNFQSIAKTILKRLFRVYAHIYHQHFSEVVQLGEEAHLNTSFKHFIYFVQEFSLIERRELAPLQELIDKLTAKEQR; translated from the exons ATGAGTGATGAGGACGATGACGACTTGTCTAG TGGGAGTCGTTCGTCGAAAACTTTCAAGCCAAAAAAGAACATTCCAGAGGGAACTCACCAATATGAACTAATGAAGCATGCAGCAGCCACTTTGGGATCTGGTAATCTGAGGCTTGCAGTTATGTTGCCAGAGGGAGAAGATCTTAATGAATGGGTTGCAGTTAACA CCGTCgattttttcaatcaaattaaCATGTTATATGGTACGATAACCGAGTTTTGTACTGAGGACAGTTGTCCCATAATGTCGGCAGGACCGAAATATGAGTACCACTGGGCAGATGGGCATACAGTTAAGAAACCAATTAAATGTTCTGCACCTAAATATATCGATTATTTAATGACGTGGGTCCAGGACCAATTAGACGACGAGGCTCTGTTTCCTTCAAAGATTG GTGTGCCTTTCCCCAAAAACTTCCAATCAATAGCGAAAACGATCCTGAAACGGCTCTTCCGAGTCTACGCGCACATCTACCATCAACATTTCAGCGAAGTGGTTCAATTGGGTGAGGAGGCCCACTTAAACACCTCATTTAAACACTTCATTTATTTCGTGCAAGAGTTCAGTCTCATAGAACGACGGGAACTTGCCCCTTTACAGGAACTTATCGATAAATTGACAGCGAAAGAGCAACGATAA
- the mats gene encoding MOB kinase activator-like 1 isoform X2 — protein MSFLFGSRSSKTFKPKKNIPEGTHQYELMKHAAATLGSGNLRLAVMLPEGEDLNEWVAVNTVDFFNQINMLYGTITEFCTEDSCPIMSAGPKYEYHWADGHTVKKPIKCSAPKYIDYLMTWVQDQLDDEALFPSKIGVPFPKNFQSIAKTILKRLFRVYAHIYHQHFSEVVQLGEEAHLNTSFKHFIYFVQEFSLIERRELAPLQELIDKLTAKEQR, from the exons ATGAGCTTTCTCTT TGGGAGTCGTTCGTCGAAAACTTTCAAGCCAAAAAAGAACATTCCAGAGGGAACTCACCAATATGAACTAATGAAGCATGCAGCAGCCACTTTGGGATCTGGTAATCTGAGGCTTGCAGTTATGTTGCCAGAGGGAGAAGATCTTAATGAATGGGTTGCAGTTAACA CCGTCgattttttcaatcaaattaaCATGTTATATGGTACGATAACCGAGTTTTGTACTGAGGACAGTTGTCCCATAATGTCGGCAGGACCGAAATATGAGTACCACTGGGCAGATGGGCATACAGTTAAGAAACCAATTAAATGTTCTGCACCTAAATATATCGATTATTTAATGACGTGGGTCCAGGACCAATTAGACGACGAGGCTCTGTTTCCTTCAAAGATTG GTGTGCCTTTCCCCAAAAACTTCCAATCAATAGCGAAAACGATCCTGAAACGGCTCTTCCGAGTCTACGCGCACATCTACCATCAACATTTCAGCGAAGTGGTTCAATTGGGTGAGGAGGCCCACTTAAACACCTCATTTAAACACTTCATTTATTTCGTGCAAGAGTTCAGTCTCATAGAACGACGGGAACTTGCCCCTTTACAGGAACTTATCGATAAATTGACAGCGAAAGAGCAACGATAA
- the LOC136341175 gene encoding uncharacterized protein isoform X2 — protein sequence MSLEGEDIFKDKTNRKKLRLNSVPSAKLPSQMCVTCFSSSASLNDCSGLSSKTCDCNNASKTTQLTQPVLPLTIKKSRIRWSLEEKKILFKAVKDHGEAKFANSQVRINWASVVNHCRANRCFGNEKELRTVWQNMRVNASKVCKNQIFGSKLDRKVSRFLYGKPPTRSRNSTEDSSSTGESANNKERKHSKGDSSDDEFEESGEGVMMHYFRAEEGEEQKDDEGIIKENDLCNNNNKNDDQKTDFNETKTNEACSNNVTEIFSTDEGGEDSDEYYSITDVEEKFNIKIRPQPEEVISLLSSDDEE from the exons ATGAGCTTAGAG GGAgaagatattttcaaagaCAAGACcaataggaaaaaattaaggttGAATTCAGTTCCTTCAGCCAAATTACCCTCCCAAATGTGTGTTACCTGTTTTAGTTCATCTGCATCTTTGAACGATTGTTCTGGCTTATCT TCAAAAACTTGCGACTGCAATAATGCATCCAAAACTACACAACTCACCCAACCAGTTTTGCCATTAACCATCAAGAA aagtcGCATACGATGGTCGCTagaggaaaagaaaattttatttaaagcgGTGAAAGACCATGGTGAGGCTAAATTCGCCAACAGTCAAGTTCGAATCAATTGGGCCAGTGTTGTGAACCATTGCAG AGCAAACAGATGTTTCGGCAATGAGAAGGAACTCAGAACTGTGTGGCAAAACATGAGAGTGAACGCTTCCAAGGTGTGCAAAAACCAAATATTCGGGTCGAAATTGGATCGCAAAGTATCTAGGTTTCTTTATGGAAAACCGCCGACACGATCCAGGAATTCCACTGAGGATTCTAGTTCCACTGGCGA GAGTGCAAATAACAAGGAAAGGAAACACTCGAAAGGTGATTCTAGTGATGACGAATTTGAGGAATCAGGGGAGGGGGTAATGATGCATTACTTTCGCGCTGAAGAAGGGGAGGAGCAAAAAGACGATGAAggaataataaaagaaaatgatctatgtaacaataacaataaaaatgatgatCAAAAGACTGACTTTAACGAAACAAAAACCAATGAGGCATGTAGTAATAATGTTACGGAAATATTTTCTACGGATGAGGGGGGCGAGGACAGTGATGAGTACTACTCGATTACAGATGTGGAGGAGAAATTTAACATCAAAATTCGGCCACAACCCGAAGAA gtAATATCGCTGCTTTCTTCTGATGATGAGGAATAA
- the MsrA gene encoding peptide methionine sulfoxide reductase isoform X2, producing the protein MAFLRYFWCFSGLVLIASVAILAGLKQWNLYILRDIPFGWVIQWAPLSNVTAQQEIKMPSLEQEVPFKKATFGMGCFWANDALFGAQRGVLRTRVGYAGGTTPNPVYKDMGDHTEVIEIDYDPEIISYRDLLKLFWDNHEYGVTTVIKRQYMSLILYHEEEQRHIAELDIKVEAGKRNEKLITEIAPAGPFYPAEDYHQKYRLQKHGWIVEELNLTPEQLQTSTAAAKLNGYVAGVGNREDLERDLKMLGIPEKIASFVRIQYSENEGGNLYC; encoded by the exons ATGGCTTTTTTGAGGTATTTTTGGTGCTTCAGTGGGTTAGTGTTGATTGCAAGTGTGGCGATTTTAGCAGGTCTGAAGCAGTGGAATTTATATATCCTGCGAGATATACCTTTCGGATGGGTTATCCAATGGGCACCCCTCTCAAACG TAACCGCGCAGCAAGAAATCAAAATGCCCAGCTTAGAGCAAGAAGTTCCATTCAAAAAAGCCACTTTCGGCATGGGATGTTTTTGGGCCAACGACGCCCTTTTTGGGGCTCAGAGAGGGGTTTTGCGCACCAGAGTGGGCTACGCCGGAGGCACAACGCCGAACCCAGTTTACAAGGACAT ggGCGATCACACTGAGGTAATTGAAATAGACTATGACCCTGAAATTATTTCCTACCGCGACCTGCTGAAGCTCTTCTGGGACAACCACGAATACGGAGTCACCACCGTCATTAAGAGACAA TATATGTCTCTGATACTTTACCACGAAGAGGAGCAAAGACACATCGCCGAACTGGACATAAAAGTTGAGGCCGGAAAGAGGAATGAGAAGTTGATTACTGAAATCGCTCCTGCAGGGCCGTTTTATCCAGCGGAAGA TTACCATCAGAAATACCGGTTACAAAAGCACGGGTGGATAGTAGAGGAATTGAATCTTACTCCAGAACAATTGCAAACTTCGACTGCTGCGGCTAAACTTAACGGGTATGTTGCAGGAGTGGGTAACCGCGAAGATCTGGAGAGAGATTTAAAGATGCTCGGCATTCCCGAAAAGATTGCCAGCTTTGTGAGAATCCAATATTCCGAAAACGAGGGCGGAAATTTGTACTGTTAA
- the MsrA gene encoding peptide methionine sulfoxide reductase isoform X1 has protein sequence MAFLRYFWCFSGLVLIASVAILAGLKQWNLYILRDIPFGWVIQWAPLSNVTAQQEIKMPSLEQEVPFKKATFGMGCFWANDALFGAQRGVLRTRVGYAGGTTPNPVYKDIELGTSESGATSTDPLPGTSDVNPRGDHTEVIEIDYDPEIISYRDLLKLFWDNHEYGVTTVIKRQYMSLILYHEEEQRHIAELDIKVEAGKRNEKLITEIAPAGPFYPAEDYHQKYRLQKHGWIVEELNLTPEQLQTSTAAAKLNGYVAGVGNREDLERDLKMLGIPEKIASFVRIQYSENEGGNLYC, from the exons ATGGCTTTTTTGAGGTATTTTTGGTGCTTCAGTGGGTTAGTGTTGATTGCAAGTGTGGCGATTTTAGCAGGTCTGAAGCAGTGGAATTTATATATCCTGCGAGATATACCTTTCGGATGGGTTATCCAATGGGCACCCCTCTCAAACG TAACCGCGCAGCAAGAAATCAAAATGCCCAGCTTAGAGCAAGAAGTTCCATTCAAAAAAGCCACTTTCGGCATGGGATGTTTTTGGGCCAACGACGCCCTTTTTGGGGCTCAGAGAGGGGTTTTGCGCACCAGAGTGGGCTACGCCGGAGGCACAACGCCGAACCCAGTTTACAAGGACAT cGAATTGGGCACCTCCGAATCCGGTGCTACATCCACTGACCCCTTACCTGGTACCAGTGACGTGAACCCGAG ggGCGATCACACTGAGGTAATTGAAATAGACTATGACCCTGAAATTATTTCCTACCGCGACCTGCTGAAGCTCTTCTGGGACAACCACGAATACGGAGTCACCACCGTCATTAAGAGACAA TATATGTCTCTGATACTTTACCACGAAGAGGAGCAAAGACACATCGCCGAACTGGACATAAAAGTTGAGGCCGGAAAGAGGAATGAGAAGTTGATTACTGAAATCGCTCCTGCAGGGCCGTTTTATCCAGCGGAAGA TTACCATCAGAAATACCGGTTACAAAAGCACGGGTGGATAGTAGAGGAATTGAATCTTACTCCAGAACAATTGCAAACTTCGACTGCTGCGGCTAAACTTAACGGGTATGTTGCAGGAGTGGGTAACCGCGAAGATCTGGAGAGAGATTTAAAGATGCTCGGCATTCCCGAAAAGATTGCCAGCTTTGTGAGAATCCAATATTCCGAAAACGAGGGCGGAAATTTGTACTGTTAA
- the Rpp30 gene encoding ribonuclease P protein subunit p30 isoform X2, with protein sequence MLKCSQTGFYDLNVSEFCFSSPYRDLTIENLVNLGFRTIAVNQDVDVDAYSTTESKKKKKKGEPREVVECVPAPFNLDELRNLAKNVTFLNRLTLIFSRQDSLQRFLKCSNFKNNLEADILSYDPQNKLNLKLNRKMYSQLIEKGFHFELTYAPAIQNSTKRKNLISLSHLYHTYGKSCNIIFSSGATSPNFIRGPYDIISLGFLFGLSELQSKNSVLYCPRKVTLNALGRRHGKALMIVENIVTMDINDTIIVESDEEENMDTGEPVQKKAKQ encoded by the exons atgttaaaatgctCCCAAACAGGATTCTACGACCTGAACGTGTCAGAATTTTGCTTTAGCAGCCCCTATCGCGACCTTACAATTGAAAATCTTGTAAATTTAG GTTTCAGAACTATAGCTGTAAATCAAGATGTGGACGTAGATGCATACTCAACCACTGaatcaaagaagaaaaaaaagaaaggagAACCTCGTGAGGTTGTTGAGTGTGTGCCTGCCCCTTTTAATCTTGATGAATTGAGAAACCTAGCCAAAAAcgttacttttttaaatagactcacattaatattttcaaggcAGGATAGTTTAcaaaggtttttaaaatgtagcaatTTTAAGAA TAATTTAGAGGCGGATATTTTAAGCTACGATCCGcagaataaattgaatttaaagttAAACAGAAA AATGTACTCccaattaattgaaaaaggaTTTCACTTTGAGTTAACCTACGCTCCTGCCATACAAAACTccactaaaagaaaaaatttaatcagttTATCACATCTGTATCATACATATGGGAAATCTTGCAATATAATTTTCTCTAGTGGAGCTACAAGCCCTAATTTTATCCGAGGTCCTTATGACATTATTAGCCTAGGTTTTTTATTTGGATTAAGCGAATTGCAATCAAAAAACTCAGTATTATATTGTCCCAG GAAGGTAACTTTGAACGCCTTAGGTCGGCGGCACGGAAAAGCTCTGATGATAGTAGAGAATATTGTGACGATGGATATTAACGATACAATCATAGTGGAATCGGACGAGGAGGAAAATATGGATACAGGCGAACCTGTGCAGAAGAAGGCGAAgcaatga
- the LOC136341175 gene encoding uncharacterized protein isoform X1, whose translation MKYYWFNKICCVPGCGNTSTEGGGCSKEYFDFPAEPQARAKWLSAVCTHDREDLKVCEDHFKGEDIFKDKTNRKKLRLNSVPSAKLPSQMCVTCFSSSASLNDCSGLSSKTCDCNNASKTTQLTQPVLPLTIKKSRIRWSLEEKKILFKAVKDHGEAKFANSQVRINWASVVNHCRANRCFGNEKELRTVWQNMRVNASKVCKNQIFGSKLDRKVSRFLYGKPPTRSRNSTEDSSSTGESANNKERKHSKGDSSDDEFEESGEGVMMHYFRAEEGEEQKDDEGIIKENDLCNNNNKNDDQKTDFNETKTNEACSNNVTEIFSTDEGGEDSDEYYSITDVEEKFNIKIRPQPEEVISLLSSDDEE comes from the exons ATGAAATATTACTGGTTCAACAAAATATGCTGCGTGCCTGGTTGTGGCAATACTTCCACTGAGGGCGGGGGCTGTTCAAAAgagtattttgattttcctgCTGAGCCCCAAGCACGGGCAAAATGGCTGAGTGCAGTATGCACCCATGACAGGGAAGATTTAAAAGTTTGTGAAGACCATTTCAAG GGAgaagatattttcaaagaCAAGACcaataggaaaaaattaaggttGAATTCAGTTCCTTCAGCCAAATTACCCTCCCAAATGTGTGTTACCTGTTTTAGTTCATCTGCATCTTTGAACGATTGTTCTGGCTTATCT TCAAAAACTTGCGACTGCAATAATGCATCCAAAACTACACAACTCACCCAACCAGTTTTGCCATTAACCATCAAGAA aagtcGCATACGATGGTCGCTagaggaaaagaaaattttatttaaagcgGTGAAAGACCATGGTGAGGCTAAATTCGCCAACAGTCAAGTTCGAATCAATTGGGCCAGTGTTGTGAACCATTGCAG AGCAAACAGATGTTTCGGCAATGAGAAGGAACTCAGAACTGTGTGGCAAAACATGAGAGTGAACGCTTCCAAGGTGTGCAAAAACCAAATATTCGGGTCGAAATTGGATCGCAAAGTATCTAGGTTTCTTTATGGAAAACCGCCGACACGATCCAGGAATTCCACTGAGGATTCTAGTTCCACTGGCGA GAGTGCAAATAACAAGGAAAGGAAACACTCGAAAGGTGATTCTAGTGATGACGAATTTGAGGAATCAGGGGAGGGGGTAATGATGCATTACTTTCGCGCTGAAGAAGGGGAGGAGCAAAAAGACGATGAAggaataataaaagaaaatgatctatgtaacaataacaataaaaatgatgatCAAAAGACTGACTTTAACGAAACAAAAACCAATGAGGCATGTAGTAATAATGTTACGGAAATATTTTCTACGGATGAGGGGGGCGAGGACAGTGATGAGTACTACTCGATTACAGATGTGGAGGAGAAATTTAACATCAAAATTCGGCCACAACCCGAAGAA gtAATATCGCTGCTTTCTTCTGATGATGAGGAATAA
- the MsrA gene encoding peptide methionine sulfoxide reductase isoform X3, with the protein MPSLEQEVPFKKATFGMGCFWANDALFGAQRGVLRTRVGYAGGTTPNPVYKDIELGTSESGATSTDPLPGTSDVNPRGDHTEVIEIDYDPEIISYRDLLKLFWDNHEYGVTTVIKRQYMSLILYHEEEQRHIAELDIKVEAGKRNEKLITEIAPAGPFYPAEDYHQKYRLQKHGWIVEELNLTPEQLQTSTAAAKLNGYVAGVGNREDLERDLKMLGIPEKIASFVRIQYSENEGGNLYC; encoded by the exons ATGCCCAGCTTAGAGCAAGAAGTTCCATTCAAAAAAGCCACTTTCGGCATGGGATGTTTTTGGGCCAACGACGCCCTTTTTGGGGCTCAGAGAGGGGTTTTGCGCACCAGAGTGGGCTACGCCGGAGGCACAACGCCGAACCCAGTTTACAAGGACAT cGAATTGGGCACCTCCGAATCCGGTGCTACATCCACTGACCCCTTACCTGGTACCAGTGACGTGAACCCGAG ggGCGATCACACTGAGGTAATTGAAATAGACTATGACCCTGAAATTATTTCCTACCGCGACCTGCTGAAGCTCTTCTGGGACAACCACGAATACGGAGTCACCACCGTCATTAAGAGACAA TATATGTCTCTGATACTTTACCACGAAGAGGAGCAAAGACACATCGCCGAACTGGACATAAAAGTTGAGGCCGGAAAGAGGAATGAGAAGTTGATTACTGAAATCGCTCCTGCAGGGCCGTTTTATCCAGCGGAAGA TTACCATCAGAAATACCGGTTACAAAAGCACGGGTGGATAGTAGAGGAATTGAATCTTACTCCAGAACAATTGCAAACTTCGACTGCTGCGGCTAAACTTAACGGGTATGTTGCAGGAGTGGGTAACCGCGAAGATCTGGAGAGAGATTTAAAGATGCTCGGCATTCCCGAAAAGATTGCCAGCTTTGTGAGAATCCAATATTCCGAAAACGAGGGCGGAAATTTGTACTGTTAA
- the LOC136341335 gene encoding atypical protein kinase C-like produces the protein MPTQLVEENNNEIRAKIAYSGEILIIYINCTITLDELCHEIREICRFSQEQIFTMKWVDEEGDPCTISTQLELDEAIRLYEVNKDSELTIHVFPSAPAQPGMPCHGEDRSIYRRGARRWRKLYRVNGHIFQAKRFNRRAFCALCNVRIWGLGRQGFKCIQCKLLVHKKCHKAVNIPCTLYHGRDTLAREGSAAENNGDFQGEVSQTVRSSQDSILDREYVEAPPDVTGEAVPVEDPNRPLEELEPGSQRQYSLNDFELIRVIGRGSYAKVLMVELKKTRRIYAMKVIKKALVTDDEDIDWVQTEKHVFETASNHPFLVGLHSCFQTPSRLFFVIEFVRGGDLMFHMQRQRKLPEEHARFYAAEISLALNFLHCKGIIYRDLKLDNVLLDHEGHIKLTDYGMCKEGIRPGDTTSTFCGTPNYIAPEILRGEEYGFSVDWWALGVLLYEMLAGRSPFDIAGASENPDQNTEDYLFQVILEKTIRIPRSLSVKAANVLKGFLNKNPADRLGCHSTESFIEITGHQFFKSIDWDLLEQKQVPPPYKPRLDSDRDLANFPPEFTDEPVHLTPDDPRVIEKIDQSEFEGFEYVNPLLMSLEDCV, from the exons ATGCCCACCCAACTAGTAGAAGAGAACAACAATGAAATCAGGGCAAAAATCGCCTACAGcggcgaaattttaataatttacataaattgtaCCATAACACTAGACGAGCTGTGCCACGAAATCCGGGAAATATGCAGGTTTTCCCAAGAACAAATATTCACCATGAAATGGGTTGATGAAGAGGGTGACCCTTGCACTATTTCCACACAATTGGAGCTGGATGAGGCTATTAGATTATATGAGGTCAATAAAGACTCTGAACTGACTATCCACGTCTTCCCAAGTGCACCTGCTCAACCGGGAATGCCGTGCCACGGTGAGGATAGGTCAATTTATCGGAGAGGTGCCCGAAGATGGAGAAAATTATACAGAGTAAATGGGCATATATTCCAAGCCAAAAGATTCAATAGAAGAGCTTTTTGTGCCTTGTGCAACGTGCGGATTTGGGGTCTCGGACGGCAGGGCTTTAAGTGCATCCAGTGCAAGCTGCTTGTGCACAAAAAGTGTCATAAAGCTGTTAACATTCCCTGCACCCTTTACCATGGGCGAGATACTCTTGCTCGTGAGGGCAGTGCTGCAGAAAACAATGGTGATTTCCAAGGTGAAGTCTCTCAAACTGTGAGAAGTAGTCAGGACTCGATACTAGATAGAGAGTATGTCGAAGCACCACCAGATGTCACTGGGGAGGCTGTGCCTGTCGAAGATCCCAATAGGCCTTTAGAGGAATTAGAACCAGGTTCTCAAAGGCAGTACTCATTGAATGATTTTGAGCTGATTAGGGTTATAGGACGTGGCTCATATGCTAAAGTTTTAATGGTGGAACTAAAGAAAACTCGAAGAATTTATGCCATGAAGGTAATCAAAAAAGCTTTAGTCACAGATGATGAGGATATTGATTGGGTCCAAACAGAAAAACATGTGTTTGAAACGGCCTCAAATCATCCCTTCCTTGTGGGCCTCCATTCTTGCTTCCAAACTCCTTCAAGACTGTTCTTTGTAATAGAATTTGTTAGAGGTGGAGATTTGATGTTCCACATGCAGAGACAAAGGAAACTTCCAGAAGAACATGCCCGCTTCTATGCCGCCGAAATATCATTAGCCCTAAACTTTTTACATTGCAAAGGTATCATTTATAGAGATTTAAAACTGGACAATGTGTTGCTTGATCACGAGGGTCACATCAAACTTACGGACTATGGAATGTGCAAAGAGGGTATTCGGCCTGGTGATACCACATCCACTTTTTGTGGAACGCCAAATTATATTGCACCAGAAATTCTCAGAGGGGAAGAATATGGTTTTTCAGTTGATTGGTGGGCTTTGGGAGTTCTTTTGTATGAAATGTTAGCTGGGAGATCCCCATTTGATATTGCAGGGGCCTCAGAGAATCCAGATCAGAATACTGAGGATTATTTGTTCCAGGTGATTTTAGAGAAAACTATTCGTATTCCAAG ATCTCTAAGCGTTAAAGCCGCCAATGTTCTAAAGGGTTTCTTGAACAAAAATCCTGCAGACAGATTGGGATGTCACAGTACCGAATCCTTCATTGAAATTACAG GgcatcaatttttcaaaagcatTGATTGGGATCTGCTGGAGCAAAAACAAGTTCCGCCCCCTTACAAACCCCGACTCGATTCGGACCGAGATTTGGCAAATTTCCCTCCCGAATTTACTGACGAGCCGGTCCATTTGACGCCAGACGATCCGCGTGTCATCGAGAAAATTGACCAGTCAGAATTCGAGGGCTTCGAGTACGTGAATCCCCTTCTTATGTCTTTGGAGGATTGTGTCTGA
- the Rpp30 gene encoding ribonuclease P protein subunit p30 isoform X1: protein MLKCSQTGFYDLNVSEFCFSSPYRDLTIENLVNLGFRTIAVNQDVDVDAYSTTESKKKKKKGEPREVVECVPAPFNLDELRNLAKNVTFLNRLTLIFSRQDSLQRFLKCSNFKKYDLIAVIPTTMQALAFVCSNLEADILSYDPQNKLNLKLNRKMYSQLIEKGFHFELTYAPAIQNSTKRKNLISLSHLYHTYGKSCNIIFSSGATSPNFIRGPYDIISLGFLFGLSELQSKNSVLYCPRKVTLNALGRRHGKALMIVENIVTMDINDTIIVESDEEENMDTGEPVQKKAKQ, encoded by the exons atgttaaaatgctCCCAAACAGGATTCTACGACCTGAACGTGTCAGAATTTTGCTTTAGCAGCCCCTATCGCGACCTTACAATTGAAAATCTTGTAAATTTAG GTTTCAGAACTATAGCTGTAAATCAAGATGTGGACGTAGATGCATACTCAACCACTGaatcaaagaagaaaaaaaagaaaggagAACCTCGTGAGGTTGTTGAGTGTGTGCCTGCCCCTTTTAATCTTGATGAATTGAGAAACCTAGCCAAAAAcgttacttttttaaatagactcacattaatattttcaaggcAGGATAGTTTAcaaaggtttttaaaatgtagcaatTTTAAGAAGTATGATTTAATCGCTGTTATTCCAACTACAATGCAAGCTTTAGCTTTTGTTTGTAGTAATTTAGAGGCGGATATTTTAAGCTACGATCCGcagaataaattgaatttaaagttAAACAGAAA AATGTACTCccaattaattgaaaaaggaTTTCACTTTGAGTTAACCTACGCTCCTGCCATACAAAACTccactaaaagaaaaaatttaatcagttTATCACATCTGTATCATACATATGGGAAATCTTGCAATATAATTTTCTCTAGTGGAGCTACAAGCCCTAATTTTATCCGAGGTCCTTATGACATTATTAGCCTAGGTTTTTTATTTGGATTAAGCGAATTGCAATCAAAAAACTCAGTATTATATTGTCCCAG GAAGGTAACTTTGAACGCCTTAGGTCGGCGGCACGGAAAAGCTCTGATGATAGTAGAGAATATTGTGACGATGGATATTAACGATACAATCATAGTGGAATCGGACGAGGAGGAAAATATGGATACAGGCGAACCTGTGCAGAAGAAGGCGAAgcaatga